Genomic DNA from Melopsittacus undulatus isolate bMelUnd1 chromosome 2, bMelUnd1.mat.Z, whole genome shotgun sequence:
CATTGGAAAATGTGTACCAAATATGGCATCAGACTTCCCGTATTCCTTTTAGTCTtcatcaggttgcccagagaggtggtaggtGCCCCATTACTGGAAACagtcaaggtcaggttggaaggggccctGAGCAAGCTGATGTAGTTAAAGATGTCAgttgcaggggtgttggactaggtgacctttaaaggtccaCTGTGACTCAAACCATCCTACAATTCAATAATTGATTATTAAACATGTTAATTTTACACATAATCTGAGGTATTTTTGATACATCTCAAAGCCATAAACTTTGTCTGCATGTTAGGTTTCAGTCTCAATTCCTTCCACCTTAAATTACTCCAGTGGGCAAAATTATAAATAGCTTCTGACTTTATTCAGTTCAGTGTTTATACAGTTGctttaaatacacacacacatagtaTGAGCAAGACAAACTATTATTCTTcaatgcattttcaaaatgcattgaAAATATGCATGGAAGCATTGAAGTTTAGCATGGGGAAAGAGTGGCAGCTTGGTGTGTAAGAAAGACATAATCCTAACTAAATTTTGCTgtccgtttttttttttttttgatggatGCAGGATAAAGACAATAGCTTTTTAACTACAGATGTTAGAAACAGCAATTTATCCTTTTCTCCATGAGTGTGCTGTTGAGCATTTATGATTCTTCCCTAACAGACTTCACtatattttcctgtttaatcTTCATTCTATAAAACATAGCATGCCTCATTATGTGCTACCTCCCGCCAAGTGTTAAACTCTTCCTTGGAGGTTATGACCACTTCCAACCCACCCCAGAAACGAAGCAGCTTCAAGCCTCACAGAACTCAGGCACGTTTTGAGACCCTTTCCCCCACATATGGTAGgtagaaataatttattctttgtttAATATTGGGcacatttctgcagcagtggAAAGCTACATGTAGGGAACTTAAATTCCaccatttcagttttgtttgtaaaaAACCTGCCACATTAATTCACAACGCCTTGGAAGGTCCATCTGAATATGACAAAGAGGTGTATAGTTTCCATGTGTTGATAGTTGGCTCATTCTTGAATTTTTTTGGTCAGCCAACCTCTCACACATTCATCTGAAGTTCTCTGGatgttttctttacataaaAACTACAGGACTAATGTTACTGAATGTAtccataaaaaaaattacagccACAAAAAGCTTAGTCTTTGTACTGTTTTGTACTGTTTCTCCTAGAATTATAACTCATTTTATCCACACACTTAAGACAGCTTTCCATACGTACTCTTGAATTTTCAGAGACAAATAATGCATGTGTACATCCAGTTATTTTTGTCTGTGGTTCATATAGTTAAAATCTTAAAGTTATCAACTGCACCAGTGTCTACATGTTGCAGGCACCTGGTAATTCAAATTTATTGAGTTCATGGAATAACAAAAGAATATAACTCTCTACAAACACTATTGTCTCCTGTTAACAGTGGTGAATCCCCTGGGCAAATCAGGGACAATTTTGCTCTGTTTCAAATGCATCCTTTTCAGTGCAGAAGTTGATAATCTCTTACACTTCCAAAATCTCAGCCTGCTTGTTTGCATACAGCAGTCACACTAAAATTGCTCTAGGCTTATGCCCTCAGCTTTGTCTCTGTTCATGTTTCCAGCACCTAGAAGACCCAGACTGAAGATTCAAAGCTGTTACTTTCTGTTACTTTGGGGGAGAAAAATAGTTGTAAGGTACTTGCACTTGTTAAAATCATAGCTTTAGTGCAAATTAATGCTTCAACCAATTGGTGCAGTGTAATGACTTTAGTCTGCTCAGGCTGACCTACATGAaactttatttcattattagCTTGTTCCAATTTCATGGTTGATTCATGTCCAGTGAAAGTCCTCCAGCCTTATCAGATCTTCCACATCAAATCTTGTTGCTGCTTAGGGCACTTTTACAACTGTTCTCTTTGTTGTGTGAGCTAACACTAGCAGATGGATTTACAGGATCATGGCTGGAGTTGGTAATGCAAAtatctgcttgtttttcttagCAATAGCCCACCTTTATTCTGCCTTTCTTTAAATAAGCCATAAAAAAGCcattaaatatctttttttagGGAATTAGGTTCAAAGCCAGATTCAACAATTGTGGCAGAGACCATGTTAAAAATCAAAGTAGAAATCTTTCATAAGTTAATAGTTTCAAAATCTTACTGTACATTATCAGCAGAActtcttttgttaaaatatttccataaaacAATGGCATgtgaaaaaatagttttaagtaAACCATATATCTTTTAGCTGGTGAGAAAAGAGATAATTGTCTATTTGTCTTCGTTTGGTACAAATCCTCCATTTACGTTAGCATGTGATGACGTTGATTTTGAATCCTcgctttgctctgttttctctatGTCTGTCTTTGTTTTGACCCGATGTCTTCTGTAAATACGGTAGCCTGAGGATTGGTATATATTTAgtattaaataaagaaattacaaaacTTGCCTGAAAAGGACACTATAGTAACATGTACCCATGCAACATTTCCTTCCTTACATTGCTAAAGCAGTTTCTTTAAAGctatgtttaaatatttcatgtcAATAGCACTCATTGGTGGAAAAGTACTTTtagaaaataacaaggaaaacattttaaatcccATGTTTGGTGTTTGACCGCTTTGTGCTCCTGTTGTGTGCAatgactttttaaaacattacctGTCTCCCTTGGGAAGTCTTTGGGCTCTTGGCTGGGTCTATGGGACTGATTTTTACTTCCATGTGAGTTCTGTTTGGCAGGATCTTGGACAAAGTTTGTCTGTCCCCACACCATTGCCTGACAGAGAGGTTGGAGTCGGGGCTGCACCTCGCAGGCTGTGTCATTAGGACAGTGCTCTGGTGTTGGGTAAGATGGCTGGTTTGGGAGTGGGAGCTCAATAATCAACAGCTGGTTTCAGGTGTGAGCCACAAGGACAAGGTCCCAACCGTTGGTAGATTAGTTGTTGTAGCACAGGTGCAACTCATGAGAGGTGTATGTGAGAGGGAAAAGGGACCTTTACCTCTAAGGGAAGATATTTTCTCACATTAGCTGTGAAACTAATACCTGTTGCCTTAACATCTGGTAGGAGGGGAGTTTGTGGGTATGGCCCTGCTGAGCAGCTGTACACCCAGGCACCCTAGAGCAGTGGAAGAAGATGCATTTGGCCTTCCTTAGCCAAAGATAGTAACAGTTCTGTGCTCAGTGCAGTCTCATGTGCCCAGCTGTAGGTGGTGGAGATGCCCTCCCTTGTGTTGTAAAAAACGAGTCTTCCAAGTTTTGAACTGAGCCTTGTATATTCCTAGTTATGTACTGGCAACAGCACAGTGGTGGTGCTTAGAAATCATTATGTACTTAACTATTTTccatttgattatttttatcccttcttgttttcttcatattcaTGAAAAATGGGATAGCTAATAATCATAATTACAACTCTGTCATAGAAAATAGATATACTTTACCTCCTAAAATAATGAGTGCAAACAACAGCTGGAAAATGCTGTAGATGAGTGGGAAAGTAAACATCAGTTCAAGTTGTGCAGGAGTGAATGAGAGCTGTACTATAGTTGAACAGAGCTGAGTGTTTTGCATGCCTGTTTCCAGAGACACTGTACGACATCTAAAGGGAATAATACAAAACCAGTTGTGAAATAGCAGCCTTATGCTTTGCAATAATCTAGATAAGCAAGAAACATACAGAAATGGATAGCTAAGAAAATGGTATCTTTCAGCTCACGTAGTCAACAAAACACTCAAGTCATATATCTGTTACCACCAGAACACAACAATTTATGGCAGTTCAACAATCGTAAGGGACCATGATCCCTTCAAGCCACATGTGTGGCACTACCTCCCTCACTTTTAATGATGTTCTAGACTGCAAGCTGCTGCATCTTCATGAGAAATTTTGCTGCATTCCCAACCCACTTATAAGTCAGGTCTGTTTCACTCATTTGAAGTGTGGGACATGGGTGCATAAGGGGAAGACGTATGAACATCTGGAGGAAATAGTATAGTCAGAATCTGTGTATAAAAATGTGCACAAGTAGTTTTATCCTAGAAACAGGTTTGGGGAATGAGTGACCCTGAGCATAGCTAATGTTTAGGGAAGATTCTCAGCATTTATtaatcattaaataaaaatttgtttTCACAGTTGAAAAAGGCTACAGGTTTTTGTCATGGAGAATTCCATACCTGTTCCAAGACAGACCAGCTAAACGGGCCAGAAAGAATCCCAGGCAATAGCCAGCTGCTGGAAATATGGTGCCAATGATCCACAATTTAGGTGAGATAATCCAGGAGCCTCTGTAGAGTATTCCCCCAACCACAGCAATGAGCACGATAAGGATTGCTCCCACAATGGAACCGACCTGtcagggaaaagaggaaggacTGTGTGAATAAGAGACTCCAACAAAATTCAGTGGCATCAAACATGGTGTCAAGCATGCCTGTGAGTGTCTCTGAGTGACTGAAACCTCTTATTAAGCATAAAACCCTGAAGTTTACAGCAACGTAATTCACAGCAGGTAGACAGATTAGatagctgctttttttcccagagagGAGATGTATGATGCATTTCAATGTGTTACTACAGATAAAGCTCAAGGCACAGCTATAATAGATATCTATAGCAAGTACCTGTAAAACTAGTCTCTTGAAGCCTTTGCTATAATTGTACTTAGAAATggagattaaaataaatttcatagGTGTGACATGAGCAAGGAATGGTGCACACATTAGAAAAATTTCTCCAGAGTTTTTGGGAAGCTGGCAACCTCGTAGCTGGTAGAATGcactttttctcccctcttcttGGGCAGTTACACTCTAGGGCTTAGTATAACGTATGCTAACTATATCCTAGACTGTTAGTGATGGCAAATTATTTTCGAGGTGGAGGGATAAATATTTAACGTGGCTGAAAATATGTGTTTGAAAACTGTGGATTTATATAGCACTTCTACATAGGTGTAGTCTCTGAGTTGATCTTATTTCCTGTGGCTGAATATACCAAGATCTTCACCACTGATTGATTGACAAAAAAAGTGGTAATTCAGCCTCTTCTCAATATCCAAGAGAAATGTCTGCCCTTATGGCATATGTTGTCAGGGATCTTACTCTCAGACTTCTGGGGCTAAGCTTAGGGTAATCCATTTCTCAGCTAAATGTGTATTTCCATTAAACTGGCTTTATCAGTCTTTGACTGAAGCCTCTTTAAGAGCACTGAGCAAACAAGTACTTTTGTTTGACTGAGCTATTAACCACATGCACCTAGGAAGAAGAAACATGGTCTGGCCTGacaagctcttttttttttcacctggcACACTGTCCTTGTGCTCTTATCTCAATTTCTCACTATACAGACCTTAATCTGACAGCTACGGCTCAATTGCACTTGATGCTTCATTGTCCTGCATAAAGCAAACTGTCAATGGACCCTGCTGTGGGTTCCTCACCCACTTGGTAAGAAAAAGGATGAAACAGTGTTTTGCTGAGAGAGCAAAtagtgtttcttttcatgtgaGTTTAAGTCCATTCTTTTCCGTTAACTGATTAAACAGGAACAGTACAGTTTTGAAACCAGCACTCAATAGTATCCAAGTTCATGAGCACTGTgagtgcatttaaaaatacaacagaataAACTAGTAGTCTGAGAAAATTGACTGACTTAAAAGAATTGTATTtgtgttctgtgttttctgagctgaCAGAAGAGACATGATAACAAAGCACAGCTAGAATAACAAGTTGCCAGAGTAGTCTTCTTCAAGAAAATTTAGCAAATATATGTGTTAGTAAGAATGGTTAACAAATACCAAGGGTACTCAGAACGTCTAACAGTCACTTTCATCCTAAACCTACTGATAAGAATGATTAATTTGCTGTTAACACTAAAATTAGCTGTAAACACTAAACAGctatttcaataaaaatatttaataaaaataactaaatattttactttatataataatataaattgCATATGAAAGATAATATTTTCATAATCTTATATTACTATATAATTACATATAATTTATCATTATCATTTTTGAGAACAATtgttttttacaaaaataattttttgatGCATCTGAAACTATCTTGCAAAGATATTTGAATTTTCTGAACAGTTTTGTTAGATTTTTTAGCAGTTGGaacattttcaaaatctttttaaataaaaattgacTTCACACTCAGAATTGCCCACATAAATCAATGAACTGTTTAAAAAGTAGAAAGTTGtagttttttttaatccagaatgtttttattttgtattaccTTGCAGAGTAAAAATTGCTTCCAGTTGACCTGAATGATGTTCTTTCAATTTCAGTTTACATTATGAACTGAACTCAATTAATATCACAGTTGTAGCCAAAGACAAAAGTAGGTTATTTGGATAAGCATGGTTTCTAATAATGTATGCAGCTCATACATTCCCatgcagggaaaagcagcacatttcTGCAGCATCTAATTTGTTTCTTGCTGAAAACTTCCAGGCTCTTATGAAGTCAGACACTAATGTTATGAATAGCAATGTACTGCCGCTGATTCCATAATTTGTCCATAAATACTAATGCTTCAGCCTTATATATATCTTACCTTAAGtatgatttttgcttttctaggCCATTTGTGGTTAACATATATTCCAAATGAAACAGGAACTACAAGAGCTACCAGTGAAAGTCCtttgaaaaaagaagagagaagttaAGACCAAGTATCATGTCAGGAGGACTGAGACCGTGCAGCATGGCTGGGAGTACAGAGCAAGCCTTCAAAGGATGTTTCTGGTATGTGCACCCCAGAGCACGCATCCATGCTCTACCCACACCTGCCTATTTGCTTTTCTATAGAGTCTGTTACCTTTGGCAGCCTGTTGAAGTAATTGCCATTCTGCTGAGCTACATGCTCATTCACCTGCATCAGAAAGGCAGACAGAAATTTGAGTGTGCTAATCATCACTATCCTGTGATATGAGTAGCTATATTAACTGTTCATTTTGTCTGCAGGTGTTTTGCTACTGTACCATATCAACAAATGGTTTAGAGATTCTTTTGTCTTGTCCTCCCCCCTCcagtatttattttgaaagcacGAGCAATGtatgtgatatttttttctccctcagaaCAATAGGAAATGA
This window encodes:
- the SLC10A2 gene encoding ileal sodium/bile acid cotransporter: MQAYLLSQQFNVRPLAENSTACPANATICNGTSCVLPEDNFNETLSVVLSTVLTIMLALVMFSMGCNVELERFWGHIKRPWGIFVGFLCQFGIMPLTGFLLSLAFDVLPIQAVVVLIMGCCPGGTASNVIAYWVDGDMDLSISMTTCSTLLAMGMMPLCLFIYTKMWTNASSIVLPYNSIGLSLVALVVPVSFGIYVNHKWPRKAKIILKVGSIVGAILIVLIAVVGGILYRGSWIISPKLWIIGTIFPAAGYCLGFFLARLAGLSWNRCRTVSLETGMQNTQLCSTIVQLSFTPAQLELMFTFPLIYSIFQLLFALIILGGYRIYRRHRVKTKTDIEKTEQSEDSKSTSSHANVNGGFVPNEDK